One window from the genome of Halostella litorea encodes:
- a CDS encoding CARDB domain-containing protein: MTDIPHHHDRLAEAIRTGDIETALDAQRAITEASPPLPELLDEFRTAVERGDDAQAETLLRRIEGRIQERRPEERSSVEQAALTREEDDPDRETLAALQAHIENATETSLDRAGFLGAATTYLEDRSADTGDVTDAADTLQGKERDLQSSAESVAETLESTTLPASVEVVAIDGAATERAVDEEFAVAATVENVGDRRAGDVTVTVEAEDGLVASPDRRGPVPVEPGQRRDVEFTVLATRPGEYSLDFRVDSESGGVSSGETTVVVREEAGEPATPVEAIAGPEGEVTFDGVVTAISLYNQDEPVPETDGMTLDFADVVGVIAAYNRRGS; the protein is encoded by the coding sequence ATGACGGACATCCCACACCACCACGACCGACTCGCCGAGGCGATCCGAACCGGAGACATCGAGACGGCGCTCGACGCCCAGCGGGCGATCACCGAGGCCAGCCCGCCGCTTCCGGAACTGCTCGACGAGTTCCGGACGGCGGTTGAGCGCGGCGACGACGCGCAGGCCGAGACGCTCCTGAGACGGATCGAGGGCCGGATACAGGAGCGCAGACCGGAGGAGCGGTCGTCCGTCGAACAGGCGGCGCTGACCCGCGAGGAGGACGACCCGGACCGGGAGACGCTGGCGGCGTTGCAGGCACACATCGAGAACGCGACCGAGACGAGCCTCGACAGGGCCGGCTTCCTCGGGGCCGCGACGACGTATCTGGAGGACCGGTCGGCCGATACCGGCGACGTCACCGACGCGGCCGACACGCTCCAGGGCAAGGAGCGGGATCTACAGTCGTCGGCCGAGAGCGTCGCCGAGACGCTCGAATCGACGACGCTCCCCGCCAGCGTCGAGGTCGTCGCGATCGACGGGGCCGCGACCGAGCGGGCCGTCGACGAGGAGTTCGCCGTCGCGGCCACCGTCGAGAACGTCGGCGACCGCCGCGCCGGGGACGTGACGGTGACCGTCGAGGCCGAGGACGGGTTGGTCGCCAGCCCGGACCGGCGTGGGCCGGTCCCGGTCGAACCCGGCCAGCGCCGCGACGTCGAGTTCACGGTGCTTGCGACGAGGCCCGGGGAGTACTCCCTCGACTTCCGGGTCGACTCCGAGAGCGGCGGCGTCTCCAGCGGCGAGACCACGGTGGTCGTGCGCGAGGAAGCCGGGGAGCCGGCCACGCCGGTCGAGGCCATCGCCGGGCCGGAGGGCGAGGTGACGTTCGACGGCGTCGTCACCGCGATCAGCCTCTACAACCAGGACGAACCGGTCCCCGAGACCGACGGGATGACCCTCGACTTCGCCGACGTGGTCGGCGTCATCGCCGCGTACAACCGGCGGGGGTCATGA
- a CDS encoding PKD domain-containing protein: MRRAFAVVAVALLLAVPAAAATVPIALSVSDPGETTPGGTVEVTVAVTNDGDRPSDAMGVRVEGVPDSLTVAEIRSPNGSVAANRNSVFWTDPVPAGGTVTATYVVAVDEAAPTDAYEFTVRAASGDTETRRSVTVDVVPPNRAPEASVDAPTEATVGEAVTLDGSGSSDPDGTIERYEWDLDGDGSYEATGATVEHAFEEPGERAVELQVTDDDGAKAMQVRDVQVRAATTDGSGDDDGDGNTTAAAAAAHDGSPFDLENAPLLLGAAGAALLVLFAGWYLVGGDDGDDAAPADGSDPGAASGPSRSGDPGPTDEDAPPDDRSASRERAGRERRAANGRQAAGGTGRVARGEPDRHVGGGATAAESRPNDDPAPPSGGDADPPSAAAPDSGPESGAGTEPEGTIESPAYCPHCGAALAEYDLPTLEFCPDCGSELDDR, from the coding sequence ATGAGACGGGCGTTCGCCGTCGTGGCCGTCGCCCTGCTGCTCGCGGTCCCGGCCGCCGCCGCGACCGTGCCGATCGCCCTCTCGGTGTCCGACCCGGGCGAGACGACCCCGGGAGGCACCGTCGAGGTCACGGTCGCCGTGACGAACGACGGGGACCGGCCGTCGGACGCGATGGGCGTCCGGGTCGAAGGGGTCCCCGACTCGCTGACCGTCGCCGAGATCCGGTCGCCGAACGGCTCCGTCGCCGCGAACCGCAACTCCGTCTTCTGGACCGACCCGGTGCCGGCCGGCGGGACGGTGACGGCGACGTACGTTGTCGCGGTCGACGAGGCGGCCCCGACCGACGCCTACGAGTTCACCGTCCGGGCCGCGAGCGGGGACACCGAGACTCGCCGGAGCGTCACGGTGGACGTGGTGCCCCCGAACCGGGCCCCGGAGGCGTCGGTCGACGCGCCCACCGAGGCGACCGTCGGGGAGGCGGTGACGCTTGACGGTTCCGGGTCGTCGGACCCTGACGGGACGATCGAACGCTACGAGTGGGACCTCGACGGCGACGGCAGCTACGAGGCGACCGGCGCGACGGTCGAACACGCCTTCGAGGAGCCCGGGGAGCGGGCGGTCGAACTGCAGGTCACCGACGACGACGGGGCGAAGGCGATGCAGGTGCGCGACGTCCAGGTGCGCGCGGCGACGACCGACGGTAGCGGCGACGACGACGGCGACGGGAACACGACTGCGGCGGCGGCCGCCGCCCACGACGGGTCGCCGTTCGACCTGGAGAACGCGCCGCTCCTCCTGGGGGCCGCGGGCGCGGCGCTGCTCGTCCTGTTCGCCGGCTGGTACCTCGTCGGCGGCGACGACGGCGACGACGCGGCTCCCGCCGACGGCTCCGACCCGGGCGCGGCGAGCGGGCCGTCGCGGAGCGGGGATCCCGGACCGACAGACGAGGACGCGCCGCCGGACGACCGGTCCGCGTCGCGGGAACGCGCCGGTCGCGAGCGGCGGGCGGCGAACGGTAGGCAGGCCGCGGGTGGAACTGGGCGGGTGGCCCGTGGGGAGCCGGACCGGCACGTCGGCGGCGGAGCCACCGCCGCGGAATCGCGGCCGAACGACGACCCCGCACCGCCGAGCGGCGGCGACGCCGACCCGCCGAGCGCTGCCGCTCCCGACAGCGGACCGGAATCCGGGGCCGGCACCGAGCCCGAGGGGACCATCGAGTCCCCGGCGTACTGCCCACACTGCGGGGCGGCGCTCGCGGAGTACGACCTGCCGACCCTGGAGTTCTGTCCGGACTGCGGATCGGAACTGGACGACAGGTGA
- the thsA gene encoding thermosome subunit alpha, with protein sequence MFVLSEDSQRTHGKDAQQSNISAGKAVNEAVRTTLGPRGMDKMLVSDSGDVVITNDGATILQEMDIEHPAAEMIVEVAESQEEEVGDGTTTAAVLAGQLLAKAESLLEDDVHPTTIVEGYHAAAEVAVDAVQDQAVDADVDDDLLAQVAESSMTGKGTGGVAAEALARTVVDAVAHARTDDGVDRDAVTVHTRVGASSTATELVEGIVLDEDPANDGMPRAVEDATIAVLDVDLEVNTGDVDAEYSVDSVDQLTTAMESEERELREYAETLDDAGVDVAFTTGDLDDRVASYLSKRGILAFSGVDDDDAKGIARATGAARVGALDDLADDDFGSADRVRTEAFGDDELAFVEGGAAAESVTLFVRGGTEHVADELERAVNDALDVVIAAAETGQVVPGAGASEIAAADAVRDAATGTEGREQLAVEAFADALDVLPRTLAENAGMDPIDALVDLRAAYDAEGRAGLITDGQSGEVGDPVEHGIVDPVAVKREAIQSATEAATMIARIDDVISAE encoded by the coding sequence ATGTTCGTACTCTCGGAGGACAGCCAGCGAACACACGGGAAGGACGCCCAGCAGTCCAACATCTCGGCCGGGAAGGCGGTCAACGAGGCCGTCCGGACGACGCTCGGCCCCCGCGGGATGGACAAGATGCTCGTCTCCGACTCCGGCGACGTCGTCATCACGAACGACGGCGCGACGATCCTCCAGGAGATGGACATCGAACACCCCGCCGCCGAGATGATAGTCGAGGTCGCCGAGTCCCAGGAGGAGGAGGTCGGCGACGGCACCACGACCGCCGCCGTGCTCGCGGGCCAGCTCCTCGCCAAGGCCGAGAGCCTGCTGGAGGACGACGTCCACCCGACGACGATCGTCGAGGGGTACCACGCCGCCGCCGAGGTGGCCGTCGACGCCGTCCAGGACCAGGCCGTCGACGCGGACGTTGACGACGACCTGCTCGCCCAGGTCGCCGAGTCCAGCATGACCGGCAAGGGCACCGGCGGCGTCGCCGCCGAGGCGCTGGCCCGGACGGTCGTCGACGCCGTGGCCCACGCCCGGACGGACGACGGCGTCGACCGCGACGCGGTCACCGTCCACACGCGCGTCGGCGCGAGTTCGACGGCGACCGAACTCGTCGAGGGGATCGTCCTCGACGAGGACCCGGCCAACGACGGGATGCCCCGCGCGGTCGAGGACGCGACGATCGCCGTCCTCGACGTGGACCTGGAGGTCAACACGGGCGACGTCGACGCCGAGTACTCCGTCGACTCCGTCGACCAGCTGACCACCGCCATGGAGTCCGAGGAGCGCGAGCTCCGCGAGTACGCCGAGACGCTCGACGACGCGGGCGTCGACGTCGCCTTCACGACCGGCGACCTCGACGACCGGGTCGCCTCCTACCTCTCGAAGCGCGGGATCCTCGCCTTCTCCGGCGTCGACGACGACGACGCGAAGGGGATCGCCCGGGCGACGGGCGCGGCCCGCGTCGGCGCGCTCGACGACCTGGCGGACGACGACTTCGGCAGCGCGGACCGCGTCCGCACCGAGGCGTTCGGCGACGACGAACTGGCGTTCGTCGAGGGCGGCGCGGCCGCCGAATCCGTCACGCTGTTCGTCCGCGGCGGCACCGAACACGTCGCCGACGAACTGGAACGGGCCGTCAACGACGCGCTCGACGTCGTCATCGCCGCCGCCGAGACGGGGCAGGTCGTCCCCGGCGCGGGGGCCAGCGAGATCGCGGCCGCCGACGCGGTCCGCGACGCCGCGACCGGCACGGAGGGCCGCGAGCAACTCGCCGTCGAGGCGTTCGCCGACGCGCTCGACGTGCTCCCGCGCACGCTGGCCGAGAACGCGGGCATGGACCCGATCGACGCCCTCGTCGACCTCCGGGCCGCCTACGACGCCGAGGGCCGCGCGGGCCTCATCACCGACGGCCAGTCCGGCGAGGTCGGCGACCCCGTCGAGCACGGCATCGTCGACCCCGTGGCCGTCAAGCGCGAGGCCATCCAGTCGGCCACCGAGGCCGCGACGATGATCGCCCGCATCGACGACGTCATCTCCGCGGAGTGA
- a CDS encoding amidohydrolase family protein gives MLELEHRFRVVDVHARLNPDDVSAVRGRAISPDKLEREMHQAGVVRSVVFPGSGDGRSYLQSNNAVARLSVERPFVAFARINGPRTPGESAGARLRNLTASRDDSHTSPEDVEQYAYDDRFYGFKINPATDGLPDEGVLDELDDVGLPVLVHGGASCPPDVVADALLDRSFPVVLAHFGGHPLDRGLMDDAIDLLGEFDDYYLDTSFVRYREQLERALLEHPDRVMFGSGAPSAHPNVGVMELLTLDVSEDKMRRAFSKNAARVIDALAPEGER, from the coding sequence ATGCTGGAGCTGGAACACCGGTTCCGCGTGGTCGACGTGCACGCGCGGCTGAACCCGGACGACGTCTCGGCCGTCCGCGGCCGGGCCATCTCGCCGGACAAGCTGGAGCGCGAGATGCACCAGGCCGGCGTCGTCCGCTCGGTCGTGTTCCCGGGCTCCGGCGACGGCCGGAGCTACCTGCAGTCGAACAACGCCGTCGCCCGGCTCTCCGTCGAGCGCCCGTTCGTCGCCTTCGCCCGCATCAACGGCCCGCGGACGCCCGGCGAGTCCGCCGGCGCGCGGCTCCGTAACCTGACGGCGTCCCGCGACGACAGCCACACCTCCCCGGAGGACGTGGAGCAGTACGCCTACGACGACCGCTTCTACGGCTTCAAGATAAACCCCGCCACGGACGGCCTGCCCGACGAGGGGGTGCTCGACGAACTCGACGACGTCGGGCTGCCGGTGCTGGTCCACGGCGGCGCGTCCTGTCCGCCGGACGTCGTCGCCGACGCCCTGCTGGACCGCTCGTTCCCCGTGGTCCTCGCGCACTTCGGCGGCCACCCGCTCGACCGCGGACTGATGGACGATGCGATCGACCTGCTTGGCGAGTTCGACGACTACTACCTCGACACGAGCTTCGTCCGCTACCGCGAACAACTGGAGCGCGCCCTGCTCGAACACCCCGACCGGGTCATGTTCGGCAGCGGCGCGCCGTCGGCCCACCCGAACGTCGGCGTCATGGAGCTACTCACGCTGGACGTCTCCGAGGACAAGATGCGCCGGGCGTTCTCGAAGAACGCCGCGCGCGTGATAGACGCACTCGCGCCGGAGGGCGAGCGATAG